GTTATTAGTCATTGGTCATCAGTCATTACTCATTGCACACTGTTCATTGCCCATTACTTTTAGTCTCCGCCTTCTATCTTTTCATATTTCGTATCTCACATCTCATATCTATAAAAAATCTCTATATTTAAAGGCAAGATGACCCAAACCAAGCCAACGATCGCAAAACGGCCCGATAGCGAAAGAATTATTCTGGGCATTGATCCCGGAACCAACGAAATGGGCTACGGAGTAATCTGTATCCGCAGTTCTCCCTCGCACTCCAGCGTAATTACCCTCATGCAATACGGCATCATTCATTTACGTAAATACGCGAACTACCAAACAAAACTGCAGAAAATATTTGACCGTATCGTCAGCCTGATTGATGAATACCATCCCGATGAGATGGCACTAGAGGCTCCGTTTTACAGCAAAAACGTACAGTCTATGCTTAAACTGGGCCGGGCTCAGGGAGTAGCGATGGCAGCGGCTCTTAGCCGACAAATTCCGGTAACGGAGTACGCCCCCCGCAAAGTGAAACAATCGGTAACTGGCAACGGAAATGCCTCGAAGGAGCAGGTTTCCAAGATGCTAGGTAGTTTGTTAGATACCAATAATCCATTATTGCAAGCAAATCAACTCAATGATGCTACCGATGCTCTGGCCGTTGCCCTATGCCATCATTACCAAAAATCATCACCCATTCGGCACAATAAAAGCTGGAAAGCCTTTGTGGCGGATAATCCCGAGCGGGTAAAATCGTAGCGATATTATGACCGTTCAGCAGCGAAAAAAATGGTATGTCTTAGGCGCAGTAGTTATCGCTTACTTTGCTATAACTTACTTATTGTACTGGGTTGAGCGCGATCAGGAGGGCACCGGGTTTAGCCATCCGTCGGATGCATTCTGGTTCACCATTGTTACTCTATCAACCGTCGGTTACGGTGACTATACTCCGGTTTCTCCTATCGGAAGAATTATCGGAGTAATTTTTATATTAGGAAGTGTCGGGATATTGGGCTACTTCATTAGTCAGCTTACTGCACAGGTTTCGGTATA
This region of Tunicatimonas pelagia genomic DNA includes:
- the ruvC gene encoding crossover junction endodeoxyribonuclease RuvC → MTQTKPTIAKRPDSERIILGIDPGTNEMGYGVICIRSSPSHSSVITLMQYGIIHLRKYANYQTKLQKIFDRIVSLIDEYHPDEMALEAPFYSKNVQSMLKLGRAQGVAMAAALSRQIPVTEYAPRKVKQSVTGNGNASKEQVSKMLGSLLDTNNPLLQANQLNDATDALAVALCHHYQKSSPIRHNKSWKAFVADNPERVKS